TCTTCACGGGTGGCTTCGCCCTGCTGACGGCGCCGCTCACGCTGCTCATCTCGAGCGAGGCGTGGACGCTGCTCGTCGCCCAGACGGTCGCGCTCGTGCTCGTCGCGTGCGGCAACGGCATCTACTCGGCGCTGCTCTCCGAGCAGTTCCGCACGCGCCACCGCGCCCGCGGCATCGGCATCGCGAACTCGCTGTCGGTCGCGATCTTCGGCGGCACGGCGCTGTACGTGAACCTGTGGCTGTCGTCGATCGGCGCGTCGTGGCTGTTCATCGTCTACGTGTCGCTCGTCGCCGTGGCCGCGTCGATCGCGGTGCTGCGGATGCGCGAGACGAAGGGCGTGGACCTGACGGCGTAGGCGTCTACGTGGTCGTGGCGCTGCCCCACGCGTCGACGATCGCGGCGACGTGCCGCGCGTCGGTGCCGCAGCATCCGCCGAGGATGCGCACGTGCGGTACGAGCGCGCGCAGCGCGGCGACGTCGGTGCCGAGCTCGGTCGGGTCGCCGGCGTCGAGCTCGTCGGCGGCGTCGAGCTCGGCATGCGACCGACGCGACGCGTTGACGCGGAGTGCGCCGATGCGGTCGCGCACGGCGGGGGTCGCGCGAGCGAGGCCGGGCGCGACGTGGTCGGGATGCGCGCAGTTCACCATCCACGTGAGCGCCGCGCCGTCGGTCTCGGCGTCGACGAGGGCGATGGCGTCGCCGAGCTCGCTGCCGTCGGGCAGGCGTCCATCGGTCTCGACCGTGAACGACGGCACGATCGGGATGCCGGCGGCCGCCGCGGCGCGCACGGCGCCGATCGCCTCGTCGGCGTAGGTGAGCGTCATGGCCGACACCCGGTCGGCGCCGGCATCGCGCAGGCTGCGCACCTGCGCCGAGTGGTACGCCTCGGCCTCGTCGGGCGTCATGCGCTCGCCAACGACGTAGCCGTCGCCGCGCGGGCCGATGGCGCCTTCGACGAGCGCACCTTCCCGCCCGTCGAGGGTCTCGCGCACGAACGCGACCGCGGCGGCGTTGGCCTTGTCGAGTGCGTCGGCGTCGCATCCGAGCCGTGCACCCCAGTCGGCGTTGGCGCGCCAGGTCGGGGTATCGAGCACGACCGGCAGCCCGCGCTCGTCGGCGATGGCCACGAACGCGTCGAAGTAGCGCCGCATCGCCGAGCGACCGTTCGCGTCGTCGAGCAGCGGGAAGGCCGCGAAGTGGGGAAGGGCGATGCCGTCATGGAACAGCAGCACCGTCTCGAGCCCCGCGTCGGTCACCGTGAGCGCATCCGTGGTCATCGTGCACCACCCCGTCCGCGGCCCAGCATCCTCGCGTCGTGCGCGCGACGCACGCGCGGGCACACGCTCGTCCCCCACCGTCGGCCGTATGAGCGCCCAGGATCGCCGCGCGAGTCGCGACTATCGTGGCGCGATGCCCCTGCCCATCGCCGACCGCGCGCCCGCCGTGCTGTTCGACGTCGACGGCACGCTCTGCGACGTGCGCAGCATCCGCCACCACGTCGACGGCACGGGCCGCCGCAACTTCGACGCGTTCCACGCGGAGTCGATCGACTGCCCGCCGCACGCCCCGTCGTCGCGCTGGCGGCGCGTGCCCGCGAGCTGGGCTACCGCGTCGTCGTGGTGTCGGCGCGCAACGCCCGCTGGTCGTTCGTGACGACGGCGTGGCTGCGCGAGCACGGCGTCGAGCACGACGAGCTCGTGCTGCGCGGCCGCACCGACCTGCGCCCCGACCACGAGGTGAAGACCGACATCGGCCGCCTGCTGTCGGCCCGCTACCGCGTCGCGCTCGCGGTCGACGACCGCGAGGACATCCGCGAGGTCTGGTGGTCGTTCGGCATCCCGGTAGCACTCGTCGACGACGAGGGAGCGATCGGTGCGCCGTCGCCCGCGCTCGCGGCGGTGGATGCGGCGCTGGGCGATGTGCTCGCCGAGGCGAGCGCCGTGGGCCCGAGCGGGCTCGAACCGCTGACCCCCTCGGTGTAAACGAGGTGCTCTGACCGACTGAGCTACGGGCCCGGGTCGACGATACGCGAGCCCGACGACGCCGGCGTGCCCCGCCACGCGAGTGCCGCGACCGGAGCCGAGAGCGCGAGCACGACGGCGAGGGCGAGCACGCATCCGAGCCAGCCGAAGCCGAGGAACACTGGGCCGAGCGCGACCGCCGCGACGGCGCCGCCGAGGTAGTAGGCGGTCAGGTAGAGCCCGACCGCCGACGAGCGGGCGACGACGACGTGGCGCGCGACGAAGCCCGTCGCACACGACTGGCCAGCGAAGACCGCGACGCACGTGAGGGCGAGGCCGACGACGATCGCCCACGTCGCTCCCTGGGCGCCGAACGCCGCGATCGCGAGGCCGACGACGCCGATCACGACGGCGGCGAGGAACGTCGGCACGAGGCCGACGCGCGCGATGACGCCGCCGACGCGCGGCGTCACGACGATCGCGAGCAGGAACACGACGAACACGAGCGACACCTGCCACTCCGCCAACCCGTGCGGCGGCGCGACGAGCGCGAGCGATCCGTACGTGAACGAGCCCACCTGCAGCGCGAGCAGCGCCGCGCCGACGAGGCAGGTGGCGAGGATGCGGCCGTCGCGCAAGTGCGATCCGAATCCGCGCACGCCGGCACCGAACGAGGGCGACGGCGAGAAGCCGCGATCGCGCGGCAGCCACGCGACGACAGCCGCCAGCGCAAGCGCGACGACGAGCGCGACCGCCACGAACGACCAGCGCCACCCGAGCGGCGCGGCGAGTCCCGACACGAGCCGGCCGAGGAATCCGCCCATCGCGGTCCCGGCGACCTGCAGCGCGCCGAGCCGCACCGACAGCGACCCCGGCCACGCCTCGGGGATCATCGCGATCGACGTCGAGAACACGAACGGCACGAGCATCCCCTGCAGGATGCGCACGGCCACGAGCGCCCACAGCGTCGGCACGAGCGCGCAGAGCAGCGTCGTCGCGAGCACGCCGACGAGCGCCCACACGATCACGGCACGGCGGCCGAGACGATCCGAGATCGCACCCGCGATCGGTGCGGAGAGGGCGACGCCGAGCGTCGAGCCCGCGATCGTCCACGCCGCGGCGGACTCGGTCGCGCCGAGGTCGCGCGCGAGCGCGTCGAGGATGGGCTGCGTCGCGTAGAGCACCGACAGCCCGCCCACGCCCGAGGCGACGACGGCGAGACGGTCGCGGCCGGACGCGCCGGCGGCGACGTCAGGCAAGCTGCGCGAGCGCCTCGCGGTAGGCGGCGATCGGGCGCGCCTCGCCCGGCTCGGTGCGGAACGCCGCCGCGACGAGGCCCGTGGCGTCGATCAGGTACGTCGCCCTCGTCGCGAAGCCGCGCTCGGGCAGGAAGGCGCCGTAGCGGCTCGCGACCTCGCCGTGCGGCCAGAAGTCCGCGAGCAGGCGGAAGCCGTAGCCCTCGACCTCGGCGAACTTCGCGAGCGTCGCCTTCGAGTCCACGGAGATCGCCAGCAGCTCGACGCCGGCGTCGTCGAAGAGCTCGATGGAGTCGCGCAGCTCGCACAGCTCTCCGGTGCACGTGCCCGTGAACGCCAGCGGGAAGAACACGAGCGCCACCGGCGTGCCGCGCAGCTCCGACAGCGTGACCTCCTCGCCACGGTGGTCGGTGAGCGTGAAGTCGGGGGCGATGTCGCCGATGGTGGGACCCATGGCACCCATCCTGGCACCGCGCTCCTGCGCCGCCGGACGGGGTGTGGATGCCGTCGCAGCATCCGTTCCGGGGTGCGGTTGCTGCACTCAGGTGCGGTTGCAACAGCACCTCAATGCAGCAAGCGCACCTCGCAACGGCGACATCCGCGCGACGACGCGCCGCGACAGGGCGACGACAACCCACGCCCACCCCACCGATTCCGCCACCCGCGCAGCAGCCGCGAGCGGCATCCGCGCCCGGGCTAGAGTGGATAGGTCGGCCGCGCTGGTGACCCCGGTGCAGCAAGACGTCGCAGTCCACGAGCCACGCAGGAGTCAGCAGTGCCGGTGAACGACCAGGATCCCTACTCGGTGAACGCGATGGACCGGGATCCCGAGGAGACCGCGGAGTGGCAGGAGTCGCTCAGCCAGCTCGTCGAGACGCACGGTCACGAGCGCGCTCGCGAGATCATGCTCAGCCTCCTCAAGAAGTCGAAGGACCTGCACCTCGGCGTGCCGATGGTGCCCACGACCGACTACATCAACACGATCGCCGCCGAGGACGAGCCGGAGTTCCCCGGCGACGAAGCCGTCGAGCGCCGCTACCGCCGCTGGATCCGCTGGAACGCGGCCATGACGGTGCACCGCGCGCAGCGTCCCGGCATCGCCGTGGGCGGCCACATCTCGACGTACGCGTCGAGCGCCTCGCTGTACGAGGTCGGCCACAACCACTTCTTCCGCGGCCGCGACCACGAGTCCGGCGGCGACCAGATCTTCTACCAGGGCCACGCCTCCCCCGGCATGTACGCCCGCGCCTACCTCGAGGGCCGACTGAGCACCGATCAGCTCGACGGCTTCCGTCAGGAGAAGAGCCACGCGGGCGGCGGGCTCTCGTCGTACCCGCACCCGCGCCTCATGCCCGAGTTCTGGCAGTTCCCGACCGTGTCGATGGGCCTCGGGCCCATCAACGCGATCTACCAGGCGCAGGCCAACAAGTACCTCACGAACCGCGGCATCCTCGACCGCTCCGACAGCCGCGTCTGGGCGTTCCTCGGCGACGGCGAGATGGATGAGGTCGAGTCGCGCGGTGCGCTGCAGCTCGCGGCCAACGACGGCCTCGACAACCTCACGTTCGTCGTGAACTGCAACCTGCAGCGCCTCGACGGCCCGGTGCGCGGCAACGGCAAGGTCATCCAGGAGCTCGAGTCGTTCTTCCGCGGTGCGGGCTGGAACGTCATCAAGGTCGTCTGGGGCCGCGAGTGGGATGGCCTGCTCGACCGCGACGACGACGGCGCGCTGCGCAACCTCATGAACGTCACGCCCGACGGCGACTTCCAGACGTACAAGACCGAGGACGGCGCCTTCGTGCGCGAGCACTTCTTCGGTCGCGACCCGAAGGCGCTCGAGCTCGTCAAGGACATGTCCGACGACGACGTGTGGAACCTCAAGCGCGGCGGCCACGACTACCGCAAGGTCTACGCGGCCTACAAGGCGGCCGTCGAGCACACGGGCCAGCCGACCGTCATCCTGGCGAAGACCATCAAGGGCTACCAGCTCGGCAAGACCTTCGAGGGTCGCAACGCGACCCACCAGATGAAGAAGATGACGCTCGAGGACCTCAAGGGCTTCCGCGACCAGCTGCAGCTGCCGATCACGGATGCGCAGCTCGAGGAGAACCCCTACCTGCCGCCGTACTACCACCCGGGTGCGGACTCCGACGAGATCCAGTACATGCACGAGCGCCGCAAGGCCCTCGGCGGGTACCTGCCCGAGCGCCGCTCGACGTCGACGACGATCCCGCTGCCCGGCGACTCGGTCTACGCGCTGCCGAAGAAGGGCTCCGGCAAGCAGGAGGTCGCCACGACCATGGCGTTCGTGCGCCTGCTCAAGGACCTGCTGCGCGTCGACGGCTTCGGCAACCGCATCGTGCCGATCATCCCCGACGAGGCCCGCACGTTCGGCATCGACGCCTTCTTCCCGTCGGCG
The sequence above is a segment of the Agrococcus jejuensis genome. Coding sequences within it:
- a CDS encoding homocysteine S-methyltransferase family protein, with the protein product MTTDALTVTDAGLETVLLFHDGIALPHFAAFPLLDDANGRSAMRRYFDAFVAIADERGLPVVLDTPTWRANADWGARLGCDADALDKANAAAVAFVRETLDGREGALVEGAIGPRGDGYVVGERMTPDEAEAYHSAQVRSLRDAGADRVSAMTLTYADEAIGAVRAAAAAGIPIVPSFTVETDGRLPDGSELGDAIALVDAETDGAALTWMVNCAHPDHVAPGLARATPAVRDRIGALRVNASRRSHAELDAADELDAGDPTELGTDVAALRALVPHVRILGGCCGTDARHVAAIVDAWGSATTT
- a CDS encoding phosphatase domain-containing protein, whose product is MSARNARWSFVTTAWLREHGVEHDELVLRGRTDLRPDHEVKTDIGRLLSARYRVALAVDDREDIREVWWSFGIPVALVDDEGAIGAPSPALAAVDAALGDVLAEASAVGPSGLEPLTPSV
- a CDS encoding MFS transporter, yielding MPDVAAGASGRDRLAVVASGVGGLSVLYATQPILDALARDLGATESAAAWTIAGSTLGVALSAPIAGAISDRLGRRAVIVWALVGVLATTLLCALVPTLWALVAVRILQGMLVPFVFSTSIAMIPEAWPGSLSVRLGALQVAGTAMGGFLGRLVSGLAAPLGWRWSFVAVALVVALALAAVVAWLPRDRGFSPSPSFGAGVRGFGSHLRDGRILATCLVGAALLALQVGSFTYGSLALVAPPHGLAEWQVSLVFVVFLLAIVVTPRVGGVIARVGLVPTFLAAVVIGVVGLAIAAFGAQGATWAIVVGLALTCVAVFAGQSCATGFVARHVVVARSSAVGLYLTAYYLGGAVAAVALGPVFLGFGWLGCVLALAVVLALSAPVAALAWRGTPASSGSRIVDPGP
- a CDS encoding peroxiredoxin; this translates as MGPTIGDIAPDFTLTDHRGEEVTLSELRGTPVALVFFPLAFTGTCTGELCELRDSIELFDDAGVELLAISVDSKATLAKFAEVEGYGFRLLADFWPHGEVASRYGAFLPERGFATRATYLIDATGLVAAAFRTEPGEARPIAAYREALAQLA
- the aceE gene encoding pyruvate dehydrogenase (acetyl-transferring), homodimeric type, encoding MPVNDQDPYSVNAMDRDPEETAEWQESLSQLVETHGHERAREIMLSLLKKSKDLHLGVPMVPTTDYINTIAAEDEPEFPGDEAVERRYRRWIRWNAAMTVHRAQRPGIAVGGHISTYASSASLYEVGHNHFFRGRDHESGGDQIFYQGHASPGMYARAYLEGRLSTDQLDGFRQEKSHAGGGLSSYPHPRLMPEFWQFPTVSMGLGPINAIYQAQANKYLTNRGILDRSDSRVWAFLGDGEMDEVESRGALQLAANDGLDNLTFVVNCNLQRLDGPVRGNGKVIQELESFFRGAGWNVIKVVWGREWDGLLDRDDDGALRNLMNVTPDGDFQTYKTEDGAFVREHFFGRDPKALELVKDMSDDDVWNLKRGGHDYRKVYAAYKAAVEHTGQPTVILAKTIKGYQLGKTFEGRNATHQMKKMTLEDLKGFRDQLQLPITDAQLEENPYLPPYYHPGADSDEIQYMHERRKALGGYLPERRSTSTTIPLPGDSVYALPKKGSGKQEVATTMAFVRLLKDLLRVDGFGNRIVPIIPDEARTFGIDAFFPSAKIYNPHGQNYTSVDRDLLLKYREAPDGQIVHVGINEAGAMAAFTAAGTSYSTHGEPLIPIYVFYSMFGFQRTGDAMWAAGDQMARGFIIGATAGRTTLTGEGLQHADGHSHLLASTNPAMVSYDPAYGYEIAHIMRSGIERMYGSSPENVMYYLTVYNEPLVQPAEPEGVDVEGIVRGIHKVSTGGDQELRVQLLASGVGLPWVVEAQQLLADDWGIGADVWSVTSWTELRRDALAAEEHNFLHPQDEQRVPFLTTRLSEAEGPFIATSDHMHAVSDQIRQWVPGDYLTLGADDFGFSDTRAAARRFFHIDSHSVVVRALEALARQGKVPLGTVQQAIDKYSLHDVNAGTSGSAGGES